Below is a window of Hydrogenimonas sp. DNA.
GGGTAGTCGAATGGAATCTCCCTCTCATCGTCTATACGGAGAAGGCTATATTCGACAGTCTCTATACCGAGGCCCTTCGCATATAGCTTCGTGAACCACTTGTCGTAGCTTATGACCGAAGCCTCTTTCGAGGGCCCTATGCAGGGTATGTCGTAGAACTCCATAAGAGCAGCGACGGTGCCGTCCTCCCCCTGCGCACCGTGTACAAGGTTTACAACCGTATCTGTTCCATCGACTCTTTTGCTGCCCAAGAGCCCTCTTCTTTCAAATCCACCCTGTACAGGAGTGATCTTCTCATCCTTTTTGTATGCACCGCTGCTGAAGTGGTCGGATCTCATATTTTCAGGTTTTATCAGGAAAAAGTTCCCGTCGGCATCCAGGAAAATGAATGTCGACGGGGATTTGAGCACACGTTTGAGCGCTATAGCGCTGACGATGCTTATCTCGTGCTCGTAACTGGCACCTCCGAAAAGTATTGCAAATTTCACGTCTCTCCTCTTGTTAGCTTAATTTTTTCAGCGCCTCTTTTATCAAGGGCTCTGTTTCGGTCTCTTTGCAGGATGCAAGCACTTTGGCGACGGCATCCTTTTTGAAGCCGAGTGTCTCCAGGGCCATTGCCGCCTCGGTCCGGGCCGGAGCAGCGTTCTGCTGCTCGATACTCTCTATGCTGAAATCTCCCAGCTCTACAAGTATCCGCCCGGCACTCTTGGGGCCGATTCCTGGAACACGTTTGAGCATGGCTATATCGTTGCTCTGTACTATCTTCGCGAAAGATTGCGGTGTAAAGGTAGAACATAT
It encodes the following:
- a CDS encoding Holliday junction DNA helicase RuvA; amino-acid sequence: MIIAVTGKVEKKEPTLLHLLTPGGIVYEIFVSLHCSAAVTESEIRLHTTHIVREDAQLLYGFLDLNEKRMFDTLIKISGVGPKVAMAICSTFTPQSFAKIVQSNDIAMLKRVPGIGPKSAGRILVELGDFSIESIEQQNAAPARTEAAMALETLGFKKDAVAKVLASCKETETEPLIKEALKKLS